A genome region from Macaca fascicularis isolate 582-1 chromosome 3, T2T-MFA8v1.1 includes the following:
- the STEAP4 gene encoding metalloreductase STEAP4, whose protein sequence is MEKTCIDALPLTMNSSEKQEIVCIFGTGDFGRSLGLKMLQCGYSIVFGSRNPQKNNLLPNGAEVLSYSEAAKKSDIIIIAIHREHYDFLTELTEVLNGKILVDISNNLKINQYPESNAEYLAQLVPGAHVVKAFNTISAWALQSGALDASRQVFVCGNDSKAKQRVMDIVRNLGLTPMDQGSLTAAKEIEKYPLQLFPMWRFPFYLSAVLCIFLFFYCVIRDVIYPYVYEKKDNTFRMAISIPNRVFPITALTLLALVYLPGVIAAILQLYRGTKYRRFPDWLDHWMLCRKQLGLLALGFAFLHVLYTLVIPIRYYVRWRLGNLTVTQAILKKENPFSTSSAWLSDSYVALGILGFFLFVLLGITSLPSVSNAVNWREFRFVQSKLGYLTLILCTAHTLVYGGKRFLSPSNLKWYLPAAYVLGLIIPCTVLVIKFVLIMPCVDNTLTRIRQGWERNSKH, encoded by the exons atgGAGAAAACTTGTATAGATGCACTTCCTCTTACTATGAATTCTTCAGAAAAGCAAGAGATTGTATGTATTTTTGGAACTGGTGATTTTGGAAGATCATTGGGATTGAAAATGCTCCAGTGTGGTTATTCTATTGTTTTTGGAAGTCGAAACCCCCAGAAGAACAACCTGCTGCCCAATGGTGCAGAAGTCTTGAGCTATTCAGAAGCAGCCAAGAAGTCTGACATCATAATCATAGCAATCCACAGAGAGCATTATGATTTTCTCACAGAATTAACTGAGGTTCTCAATGGAAAAATATTGGTAGATATCAGCAACAACCTCAAAATCAATCAGTATCCAGAGTCTAATGCAGAGTACCTTGCTCAGTTGGTGCCAGGAGCCCACGTGGTAAAAGCATTTAACACCATCTCAGCCTGGGCTCTCCAGTCAGGAGCACTGGATGCAAGTCGGCAG GTATTTGTGTGTGGAAATGACAGCAAAGCCAAGCAAAGAGTGATGGATATTGTTCGTAATCTTGGACTTACTCCAATGGATCAAGGATCACTCACAGCAgccaaagaaattgaaaagtaCCCCCTGCAACTATTTCCAATGTGGAGGTTCCCCTTCTATTTGTCTGCTGTTCTGTGTatcttcttgtttttctattgTGTTATAAGAGACGTAATCTACCCTTACGTTTATGAAAAGAAAGATAATACATTTCGTATGGCTATTTCCATTCCAAATCGTGTCTTTCCAATAACAGCACTTACACTGCTTGCTTTGGTTTACCTCCCTGGTGTTATTGCTGCCATTCTACAACTGTACCGAGGCACAAAATACCGTCGATTCCCAGACTGGCTGGACCACTGGATGCTTTGCCGAAAGCAGCTTGGCTTGCTGGCTCTGGGATTTGCCTTCCTTCATGTCCTCTACACACTTGTGATTCCTATTCGATATTATGTACGATGGAGGTTGGGAAACCTAACCGTTACCCAG GCAATACTCAAGAAGGAGAATCCATTTAGTACCTCCTCAGCCTGGCTTAGTGATTCATATGTGGCTTTGGGAATACTTGGATTTTTTCTGTTTGTACTCTTGGGAATCACTTCTTTGCCGTCTGTTAGCAATGCAGTCAACTGGAGAGAGTTCCGATTTGTCCAG TCCAAACTGGGTTATTTGACCCTGATCTTGTGTACAGCCCATACCCTGGTGTACGGTGGGAAGAGATTCCTCAGCCCTTCAAATCTCAAATGGTATCTTCCTGCAGCCTATGTGTTAGGGCTCATCATTCCTTGCACCGTGCTGGTGATCAAGTTTGTCCTAATCATGCCATGTGTAGACAACACCCTTACAAGGATTCGCCAGGGCTGGGAAAGGAACTCAAAACACTAG